GCATGTCAAATCACTAATTATCCAACACTCAAAACTACTACCGCCCAACTACTTACTACTTTGGCAATCTTGCACTCCACTTCATCTTAAATCTCTATTCTACCAGAGAAGCATTTTCATGCAGAATACACTGCCTCCGCTTTTGATGAATTCGTACGTACTGAATTCGTGCACGTAAAATCCGGCATCGCGAAGTTTTTGGTTCACATCGGTGCATCCCTGCTGAATCATCACATTTTTGCCATCGGGGCAAACCGCGTTGACCGCAAACAGTTTTTCCGCTTCATAGGATGAGGCCTCAATCACCGTATCAAAAACCGACCGGATCAGTTCAATTCCCTCCTCGTTAAAGGCATCGGAATAGATCAATGCTGTCGATTCGTTCAGGATACACATACAGGTATCAAGATGGTAGAACTTATCATCCTGCAGCTCGAGTGCAATTACGGGGACATCAAACAACTCGGAAATCTGATCATACACTTCGAGTGAACTCCGGAAACCGTATGCTCCCCAAATCAATCCGCGTTTGAAATGCCAGAGCGCATCTCCCATTCCTTCAAAAGACTCCACTTTTTCTGATTCCACATGGTGGATGGTATATCCCTGTTTTTTAAAAAATTCCTCGATGTAAGGCACTTCACCTTTGCGCTGATCACTGTTCATCACTCCCATCAGTACGTGTCGTTCCCCATCCGGTGCGATATAAGGCAGGCTTTGATTTGCGCTGAAAACCATATCCGGGTATCCCTTCACTCCGTCAAGAATGTGCAGTTTGTAGCCCAGCTCTTTGTAGCCGTCACGCAGATATCCCCATTCATTTTCAGCCTGCATTGTGTCAACCCGCCCAACCTGGTTTGCCATATGGGGATTAATCACATATTCAACATCAAAGTAGGTCGGTTTCACCATCATCACCTGGTCAGGTAACGGCATAGTTCGCAGATCGGAACGTTGGAAACTCAACTGGTTTGCAGAAGTAATTATGGTAGACATCTGAATAAATTTAGATTGATAGAAAGGTTCGGCAGATTTTTCTCTGTAGATTTTGTGCAGATACCCGCCGGGCTCCAAATGTAAGAGTAAAAAATATGTAATGATTGGCCAAAATGGTACGTTGGAAATTTTTCATCTTGCTGTAGCATATTTAAACCGGTAGCTTCCCATATGATTTTACAATCCGACCTTCTCAACCAGCTTGCACCCCTTGAGCTGAAAGCAAGAAAAATTATTGAGGGATTTGTCTCCGGTCTGCACCGGAGTCCGTATCACGGGTTCAGTGTGGAGTTTGCTGAACACAGACCCTATAACCAGGGTGATGATTTTAAGCATATCGACTGGAAAGTGTATGGAAAGTCGGAGCGTTTTTACGTGAAGCAGTATGAAGCAGAGACGAATCTTCGTGCACATATCGCCCTCGACACCAGCAGTTCGATGTATTTCAAACATTTTGCAGACTGGAGCAAATTGCGGTATGCGATCCACTTTGCATCGGCACTAGCGTATATGATGAATCGTCAGCGCGACGCCACCGGGCTCACACTGTTTGATGAAAAAATTCAGTTTCAACTTCCCCCAAAATCAACCCAAAGTCATCTGAGGCTTCTTTTCAGGCACCTCGAAAAAGAGCTTAAACAAGAAAAAGAGAAATCGAAAGAACAGCGGGTTTCTGCATCGGCTGACGCACTCCACTCTCTTGCTGAAAGCCTGAAACGCCGCAGCCTGGTTGTTATTCTCACCGATCTTTTTGAGAACAGAGAGAACCACGAAGCGCTCATCTCTGCCCTGCGGCATTTACGGCATCAAAAGCATGAGGTGCTCCTTTTTAATGTGTTAGAGCATCAAAGCGAACGGGAGCTTGATTTCAGCGATGGTAAATTTCTGTTCGAGGATATGGAAACCGGGTCTGAAATTGAAGTCGTGCCTTCCCAAATAAAAGAAGATTACAAGAAAAAAGTGGCTGAATACACTCACGAATTCAAAATCGCGTGCAGCAAAGCGCTGGTCGATTTTGAAGAGATCGATACTCAAAAGCCGTTTGACCTGGCACTGCTGGCATATCTGAATAAACGTAAACGGCTGATGTAGGTTTTAAATAATCTTTTTTATAACTCAGCATGTTCCTACAATTACACCGTTTCTAACCAATACCCTAATTGCATCCCCTATCTGAGGTTTTCCTTTTTCATACAAAAACTACTCATTGTAACTCTTCTGAATTCGGTATATATGAAAATATTAATCCGAAATACCATTTAAATCTACTCTGTTAACCTAAACTAACCACTTTTAAAAAAGCACTTTCGTAGTATTACAACTAATTCAATGTTAATTGATCTTTGTAATATCATCTACTTATAAATACAGTAATATTCTTATGAGAAAGAAAGAGCTACAATATCGTTCCCTGAGCGATTTAAATCACACTATTGCCA
The DNA window shown above is from Rhodohalobacter sp. SW132 and carries:
- a CDS encoding dimethylarginine dimethylaminohydrolase family protein, whose amino-acid sequence is MSTIITSANQLSFQRSDLRTMPLPDQVMMVKPTYFDVEYVINPHMANQVGRVDTMQAENEWGYLRDGYKELGYKLHILDGVKGYPDMVFSANQSLPYIAPDGERHVLMGVMNSDQRKGEVPYIEEFFKKQGYTIHHVESEKVESFEGMGDALWHFKRGLIWGAYGFRSSLEVYDQISELFDVPVIALELQDDKFYHLDTCMCILNESTALIYSDAFNEEGIELIRSVFDTVIEASSYEAEKLFAVNAVCPDGKNVMIQQGCTDVNQKLRDAGFYVHEFSTYEFIKSGGSVFCMKMLLW
- a CDS encoding DUF58 domain-containing protein, giving the protein MILQSDLLNQLAPLELKARKIIEGFVSGLHRSPYHGFSVEFAEHRPYNQGDDFKHIDWKVYGKSERFYVKQYEAETNLRAHIALDTSSSMYFKHFADWSKLRYAIHFASALAYMMNRQRDATGLTLFDEKIQFQLPPKSTQSHLRLLFRHLEKELKQEKEKSKEQRVSASADALHSLAESLKRRSLVVILTDLFENRENHEALISALRHLRHQKHEVLLFNVLEHQSERELDFSDGKFLFEDMETGSEIEVVPSQIKEDYKKKVAEYTHEFKIACSKALVDFEEIDTQKPFDLALLAYLNKRKRLM